Proteins from a genomic interval of Candidatus Gracilibacteria bacterium:
- a CDS encoding S-layer homology domain-containing protein — protein MKKLRLYFSKPMGRLVALMVILGMSIYGVPKIVHLTTNMLAFTSTLGSSDQLTGEGDSTGEGQASTSNAAWEDSSANGQVQEEGLGEEDQGLLDDPTQDDGNGYDYDQDDDSYDWVDEGQTDGDEACAGWNDEYDNCYNYGEYIDMGDGTRCTMMGYNEPLVCENSNSDDSYEWVDDTQTEDLTLCTDGWFADDGRCEDYGMWNWLDGEWCVMYDNGSSECNSDQPEDDGDQWVEDSWDTTGNMCEGPDCTFFYQTEVCGNDGITYATEDEMPENVNTQYSGPCSTPDARELSDMQNNLKDEDQFGNVLKRAEHAQQYLTKVQERFAKYLAKADEKGLSQVFSDFVQEKVNLFEGYQAEIDATIAEIQSYQTLYADFMVEAQNRYDTVAAGGYGSQYFWNYTGKKDFFQIIRETLENRVSEYDNTGMYDFLGLEPVKIAYDAEKQGVLDVLDWTSVDTMQAELQTLQDTYSAIVDEMNVLKEEAVVALSNDVFSQDEMNDLRTNLWDEMDWLRWDMEDYRDLESEFWDSEPWRNFDIMWQSINWAREYSFALKDFENMQTMLSEAQNALTVADGVFTEAQAQTVIDDLLSAIENKVLSAADEAMAKAEETKNPEALWYFFDKVMQPFGNYADSQLGYLKDLFYSKYQNQVSDEDRELLVSLFENGGRNDSRDTFVQQFSGDGTDEQEIIDYIVGQMDEGMANQIIEKLMGMVSEETLQNLGSYDQQMGIDLNQLLTMSTYADPTNYQAMLTDTESMAATIADMQQQIEGLRSQNSQLQSLLDQMAQANLYGDQAEAFQSTLSGLDLNNFSTTEVAQLQMQFEEVKADSETQKFSDGLIPFKDTAEGEWYTYYAATLKGEGVVSGGKDLNGQLTGEYNPEDLVTNAEFLKMALNATGNGEAEGTPSNSEAVGHWAQGFYVQAEKLGLDLALSNPNDTASRGMVARTLNELMGNSTLSLTSGQFSDVTPGDEFANDVATISSAGVMTGNPFRPYDNLNRAEVAAVITRVMEGQQVMEFETFDTSDFLQGLDQLGPMTLTQEDIVQSIEPDVSQDSNDIEDFWKLNNLLNFLQVMTNI, from the coding sequence ATGAAAAAGCTACGTTTGTATTTTTCTAAACCCATGGGCCGCCTAGTTGCGCTGATGGTGATTTTAGGAATGTCGATATATGGTGTTCCGAAAATAGTTCACTTGACGACCAATATGCTCGCGTTTACATCGACATTGGGATCCTCGGATCAATTGACAGGGGAAGGAGATTCAACCGGCGAAGGGCAGGCCAGTACCTCGAATGCTGCATGGGAGGATTCAAGCGCAAATGGACAAGTCCAAGAAGAGGGGTTAGGAGAAGAGGATCAAGGCTTATTGGACGATCCCACTCAAGACGATGGAAATGGTTATGATTACGACCAAGACGATGACAGCTATGATTGGGTTGATGAAGGGCAAACCGACGGGGATGAAGCGTGTGCCGGTTGGAATGATGAATATGATAATTGTTACAACTATGGCGAATACATTGATATGGGCGATGGGACAAGATGCACCATGATGGGTTATAACGAACCTTTGGTTTGTGAAAATTCGAACAGTGATGACAGCTACGAATGGGTGGATGACACTCAAACAGAGGATTTAACTCTATGCACGGACGGTTGGTTTGCGGACGATGGTCGTTGTGAAGATTATGGCATGTGGAACTGGCTGGATGGCGAATGGTGTGTGATGTATGACAACGGCAGCTCGGAATGCAACAGTGATCAGCCCGAAGACGATGGGGATCAGTGGGTGGAAGATTCATGGGATACCACAGGAAATATGTGTGAAGGCCCGGATTGCACCTTTTTTTATCAAACTGAAGTTTGCGGCAACGATGGCATCACTTATGCCACGGAAGATGAAATGCCGGAAAATGTGAACACTCAATATTCCGGCCCATGTTCGACTCCCGATGCCCGCGAACTTAGCGACATGCAAAACAACTTAAAAGACGAGGATCAATTTGGTAATGTTTTGAAACGAGCAGAACACGCTCAACAATACCTCACAAAAGTGCAGGAACGTTTTGCGAAATATCTGGCAAAAGCCGACGAAAAAGGATTAAGCCAAGTGTTCTCCGATTTTGTTCAAGAAAAAGTAAATTTATTTGAAGGATATCAAGCTGAAATCGATGCTACTATTGCCGAAATTCAATCCTATCAAACGCTTTATGCCGATTTTATGGTCGAAGCCCAGAACCGTTACGATACCGTGGCCGCCGGAGGATACGGCAGTCAATATTTTTGGAATTATACGGGCAAAAAAGATTTCTTTCAGATTATTCGAGAAACGTTGGAAAATCGAGTCAGTGAATACGACAACACCGGAATGTATGATTTTTTAGGATTGGAACCCGTTAAAATCGCCTATGACGCTGAAAAACAAGGGGTACTCGATGTATTGGATTGGACGTCGGTAGACACTATGCAAGCCGAACTTCAAACCCTTCAAGATACATACTCCGCAATTGTGGATGAAATGAATGTTTTGAAAGAAGAAGCTGTGGTCGCGTTGTCAAACGACGTTTTTTCGCAAGACGAAATGAATGATTTAAGAACGAATTTATGGGATGAAATGGATTGGCTCCGTTGGGATATGGAGGATTATCGGGATCTTGAAAGTGAATTTTGGGACAGTGAGCCTTGGAGGAATTTTGATATCATGTGGCAATCCATCAATTGGGCGCGTGAATATAGTTTTGCACTCAAGGATTTTGAAAATATGCAAACCATGCTCAGTGAAGCTCAAAACGCTTTAACCGTGGCGGATGGGGTTTTTACGGAAGCTCAGGCTCAAACCGTCATTGATGATTTACTCTCCGCCATTGAAAATAAAGTTCTTTCCGCTGCGGACGAAGCTATGGCTAAGGCCGAAGAGACCAAGAATCCGGAAGCCTTGTGGTATTTCTTCGATAAAGTCATGCAGCCGTTTGGCAACTATGCAGATTCCCAATTGGGTTATCTTAAAGATTTATTTTACAGCAAATATCAAAATCAGGTGAGTGATGAAGATCGAGAATTATTGGTTTCTTTGTTTGAAAATGGAGGCCGGAACGATTCTCGCGACACGTTTGTTCAACAATTCAGCGGGGATGGAACGGATGAACAAGAAATCATCGATTACATCGTCGGGCAGATGGACGAGGGCATGGCCAATCAAATCATTGAAAAACTCATGGGTATGGTGAGTGAAGAAACCCTCCAAAATTTGGGAAGCTATGATCAACAAATGGGAATTGATTTGAATCAATTGCTCACCATGAGCACCTACGCGGACCCGACAAATTATCAAGCCATGTTAACCGACACGGAATCCATGGCTGCCACGATCGCGGATATGCAACAGCAAATTGAAGGATTGAGATCTCAGAATTCTCAATTGCAATCCCTACTCGACCAAATGGCGCAAGCCAATCTTTACGGGGATCAAGCCGAAGCCTTTCAGTCCACATTGAGTGGATTGGATTTAAATAATTTTTCCACAACGGAAGTGGCGCAATTGCAAATGCAATTTGAAGAAGTGAAAGCCGATTCGGAAACGCAAAAATTCTCAGACGGTCTTATCCCATTCAAAGACACCGCAGAAGGGGAATGGTATACGTATTATGCAGCGACATTGAAGGGGGAAGGGGTCGTCAGCGGGGGAAAGGATTTGAACGGACAACTTACGGGTGAATACAACCCCGAAGATTTAGTGACCAATGCCGAGTTTTTGAAAATGGCGTTGAATGCCACCGGAAATGGAGAAGCCGAAGGCACTCCATCGAACAGTGAGGCTGTGGGACATTGGGCTCAAGGATTTTATGTCCAAGCCGAAAAATTGGGGCTTGATCTCGCTTTAAGCAATCCCAATGATACGGCAAGTCGTGGAATGGTCGCCAGAACTTTAAATGAATTGATGGGCAATTCGACCCTGAGTTTGACATCCGGACAATTCAGCGATGTGACTCCGGGTGACGAATTCGCCAATGACGTAGCCACGATCTCTTCGGCAGGAGTCATGACAGGAAATCCGTTTCGCCCTTATGACAATTTGAATCGTGCGGAAGTTGCGGCCGTTATCACACGGGTGATGGAAGGGCAACAAGTCATGGAATTTGAAACGTTTGACACGAGTGATTTCTTGCAAGGATTGGATCAATTGGGCCCGATGACGTTAACACAGGAGGACATCGTCCAATCCATCGAGCCCGATGTCAGCCAAGATTCCAATGATATTGAGGATTTTTGGAAGCTAAACAATCTTTTGAATTTCCTCCAAGTCATGACCAATATATAA
- a CDS encoding argininosuccinate synthase, with amino-acid sequence MNKSYQKVASHEASKEEAKHVLLLYSGGLDTSVMLKWIQDEYQADITTLTVDIGQQADFEAIKQKALNLGVKEAVVIDAKQEFANHFVTKAIKANASYQGDYHLFCPLGRAIISQIAVQVAKEKNIPVIAHGCTGKGNDQVRFEGYITTLDSHLKTIAPVREWAMGRDEEIAYALKHKIPIPQTKSKPYSYDDNLWGCSAEGGEIEDFDQTPPLENILKICKQPEEAPDRAVSFKIGFHQGIPTQINGEKMALHELIAVLNHWGAEHGIGVVHLIEDRLIGLKVRGIYEQPGAAILIEAHKNLEKLVSTRDENEFKYKLDQQWAYFCYGAKWHEPLMEAFNAFIDKVNEKVTGEVSVKLYKGTVTVTAVSSPYSLINKNFATFMKDSLFNQNASAGFIELYTLPQRMAKRVDEQVKEKRAGPDLRF; translated from the coding sequence ATGAATAAATCGTATCAAAAAGTCGCCAGTCATGAAGCTTCCAAAGAAGAAGCCAAACATGTTCTCCTTTTATACTCCGGAGGGCTGGACACCTCGGTCATGCTTAAATGGATTCAAGATGAATACCAAGCGGATATTACAACGCTTACGGTAGACATAGGCCAGCAAGCCGATTTTGAAGCCATCAAGCAAAAAGCCTTAAACCTGGGCGTCAAGGAAGCGGTGGTGATCGACGCCAAACAGGAGTTTGCGAATCATTTTGTTACAAAAGCCATCAAAGCCAATGCCTCATACCAAGGGGACTATCATCTTTTTTGTCCGCTCGGCAGGGCGATCATCAGCCAAATCGCGGTTCAAGTGGCAAAAGAAAAGAATATCCCGGTCATTGCTCACGGTTGCACCGGAAAGGGGAATGATCAAGTCCGATTTGAAGGGTACATCACCACGCTTGATTCTCACCTGAAAACCATTGCTCCGGTAAGGGAGTGGGCCATGGGAAGGGACGAAGAAATTGCATACGCGCTCAAACACAAGATTCCCATTCCTCAAACCAAAAGCAAACCATATTCTTATGATGACAATTTATGGGGATGTTCCGCCGAAGGAGGCGAAATAGAAGATTTTGACCAAACGCCACCCTTGGAAAACATCCTTAAAATTTGCAAACAACCCGAGGAGGCCCCGGATCGGGCCGTTTCTTTTAAAATTGGATTTCATCAAGGGATCCCGACGCAAATCAATGGAGAAAAAATGGCGTTGCATGAGTTGATCGCAGTTTTAAATCATTGGGGCGCCGAACATGGGATTGGCGTGGTTCATTTGATTGAAGATCGGCTCATTGGGCTGAAAGTGAGGGGTATTTATGAACAACCCGGTGCGGCAATTCTTATTGAAGCGCATAAAAATTTAGAGAAACTCGTCTCCACCCGAGATGAAAATGAGTTTAAGTACAAGCTGGATCAACAATGGGCTTATTTTTGTTACGGAGCCAAATGGCACGAACCTTTGATGGAGGCTTTCAACGCATTCATTGATAAAGTGAATGAAAAAGTCACAGGGGAGGTGTCTGTGAAATTATACAAAGGCACGGTCACGGTGACCGCAGTTTCCTCTCCTTACTCCCTCATCAATAAAAACTTCGCCACTTTTATGAAGGACAGCCTTTTCAATCAGAATGCATCGGCCGGTTTCATCGAGCTCTATACGCTCCCGCAAAGGATGGCAAAAAGAGTGGACGAGCAAGTAAAAGAAAAACGGGCGGGCCCGGATTTAAGATTTTAA
- the rpmF gene encoding 50S ribosomal protein L32 — protein sequence MKHPVPKRKQSKSRSARRYKTFANGARVKLVESTPVVTCSNCGAKKRNHHVCTACGNYNAKKVIPMEKKMTKKITKVKA from the coding sequence ATGAAACATCCAGTACCTAAGCGTAAACAGTCCAAATCCCGTTCCGCTCGACGTTACAAAACATTTGCCAATGGCGCACGCGTCAAGTTGGTGGAAAGCACGCCTGTGGTGACATGTTCCAACTGCGGAGCCAAGAAACGAAATCATCATGTGTGCACGGCTTGTGGCAATTACAACGCCAAAAAAGTGATCCCCATGGAAAAGAAAATGACCAAGAAAATCACTAAGGTAAAAGCTTAA
- the nusB gene encoding transcription antitermination factor NusB: MPSHRHLSRIAVVQTLFAWEFRGGDPEVILQYVLTQFYPELTEVEFVKETLKGVLARREEIKTLITETAPEWSFEKIAPLDRVILEIGVYELIAETDVPPIVAINEAIEMAKQFGNTNAPKFINGVLSTVMKKCHKTPEKDKKKSVNPPSDGK; encoded by the coding sequence ATGCCCAGTCATCGGCATCTCTCCAGAATCGCGGTGGTCCAGACCCTGTTCGCATGGGAATTTCGCGGGGGAGATCCGGAGGTGATTTTGCAGTATGTATTGACTCAATTTTATCCCGAACTCACGGAAGTGGAATTTGTAAAAGAAACCTTGAAAGGTGTGTTGGCACGACGTGAAGAAATCAAAACGCTGATCACGGAAACCGCTCCGGAGTGGAGTTTTGAGAAAATCGCACCTTTGGATCGCGTGATTTTGGAGATCGGGGTTTATGAACTCATTGCCGAAACCGATGTGCCTCCCATTGTGGCCATCAATGAAGCCATTGAAATGGCCAAACAATTCGGCAACACGAATGCGCCCAAGTTCATCAATGGCGTACTCAGCACCGTGATGAAAAAATGTCATAAAACACCAGAAAAAGATAAAAAAAAATCCGTTAACCCACCCTCGGATGGAAAATAA
- the rnc gene encoding ribonuclease III — MENKFKSLEEKIGIKFKDRKTLQTVFIHKSYMNETKEEGVENNERLEFLGDAVLELVVTEFLYKTYPNPEGELTNWRSALVNGSHLATIAKKLNLGEYLTLGHGEERSGGRTKNYILANTFEALVGAIYLEHGYEVSHGFIDRFVIIYLEEILEKGMHIDPKSQFQEMAQEKWGITPHYQLIEDHGPDHAKEFVMALYVGDKKVAEGKGSSKQNAEEAAAVAALNRKI; from the coding sequence ATGGAAAATAAATTTAAATCTCTTGAAGAAAAAATCGGTATTAAATTTAAGGATCGCAAAACCCTTCAAACCGTTTTTATTCATAAATCTTACATGAATGAAACCAAGGAAGAAGGCGTTGAAAACAATGAACGCCTCGAGTTTTTGGGGGACGCGGTGTTGGAATTGGTGGTCACGGAATTTTTATACAAAACTTATCCCAATCCCGAGGGCGAGCTCACCAATTGGAGATCCGCATTGGTGAACGGAAGTCATCTCGCCACCATTGCCAAGAAATTGAATCTCGGCGAATATTTGACTCTGGGGCACGGAGAGGAACGGTCCGGCGGTCGCACGAAAAATTACATTCTCGCCAACACGTTTGAAGCGCTGGTCGGAGCCATTTATTTAGAGCATGGGTATGAGGTTTCACATGGATTCATCGACCGATTTGTAATCATTTATTTGGAGGAAATTTTGGAAAAAGGCATGCACATTGACCCCAAGTCTCAATTCCAGGAAATGGCACAGGAAAAATGGGGGATCACGCCGCATTATCAATTGATCGAGGATCATGGCCCGGATCATGCCAAGGAATTTGTGATGGCCCTGTATGTGGGGGATAAAAAAGTTGCGGAAGGCAAGGGATCCAGCAAACAGAATGCGGAAGAGGCTGCGGCAGTGGCGGCGCTCAACAGAAAAATTTAG